One genomic segment of Methanothermobacter wolfeii includes these proteins:
- a CDS encoding DUF120 domain-containing protein, whose protein sequence is MQVKGRVRSGLGEGAYFMTRDVYLEPFREILGSDPFPGTLNIEIDDPLITEKILKGARRIRGGHGFGDVLYVKALLNDDVEGALVFPLKTRHSPSCLEFIAPMPLRKTLKLRDGDTVTLKIIN, encoded by the coding sequence ATGCAGGTGAAGGGTCGTGTTAGATCAGGGCTTGGCGAAGGAGCCTACTTCATGACAAGGGACGTTTACCTTGAGCCGTTCAGGGAAATTCTGGGCTCTGATCCATTCCCGGGTACCCTGAACATAGAAATTGATGACCCCCTGATCACGGAAAAGATCCTTAAGGGGGCCCGCAGGATCAGGGGCGGGCACGGTTTCGGTGACGTCCTTTATGTGAAGGCCCTCCTGAATGATGATGTTGAGGGAGCCCTTGTATTTCCCCTTAAAACAAGACACAGTCCTTCATGCCTCGAATTCATAGCCCCCATGCCCCTCAGAAAAACCCTTAAATTAAGGGATGGAGATACCGTTACCCTGAAGATAATTAACTGA
- the sepS gene encoding O-phosphoserine--tRNA ligase — protein MKKKDIVKLSRRDFERAWLESGRSLKKPHHDMQYPRLRFKAGKSHVLYDTIWMIREAYLRLGFSEMVNPLFIDEEHIYKQFGPEAPAVLDRCFYLGGLPRPDIGLAADKIEMMRDMGIDTDPGRIEKLKDVFRSYKKGDLPGDDLVLEVSEALGVESHDGLRVLERVFPEIQDLEPVAGRTTLRSHMTSGWFISLSSIHDHYRMPLKLFSIDRCFRREQKEDSSHLMTYHSASCVVVDDEVPLDVGKAVAEGLLEHFGFSRFRFRPDEKKSKYYIPGTQTEVYAYHPRLGEWVEIATFGLYSPIALSMYGIDKEVMNLGVGVERVAMVLNQERDVREMVYPQIYSSWSLSDRDIAEMLRINLHPVTSDGRELMERIIETWEAHADAASPCSFEVYSGEFLGRKIKVDAVEVEKNTRLLGPAVWNTIYIHDGNILGVPPGTGLDTELIVRARKEGLNTGIRYMDALAAEAAYRIEEMVVRGDEKVEIRSTIARSLSDLNLTLEDAAMRYITGRNREIDLRGPLFSTITCELKSGR, from the coding sequence TTGAAGAAGAAGGATATAGTGAAACTATCAAGGAGGGACTTTGAAAGGGCATGGCTTGAAAGCGGCAGGTCCCTGAAAAAGCCCCATCATGACATGCAGTATCCCCGTCTGCGGTTTAAAGCCGGGAAATCCCATGTACTCTATGACACCATATGGATGATCCGTGAGGCCTATCTGAGGCTGGGTTTCAGTGAAATGGTTAACCCTCTATTCATAGATGAGGAACACATCTACAAACAGTTCGGGCCCGAGGCACCGGCTGTCCTTGACAGGTGCTTCTACCTTGGGGGCCTCCCTCGACCCGATATTGGCCTGGCAGCCGATAAGATTGAAATGATGAGGGATATGGGTATTGACACTGATCCAGGTAGGATTGAAAAACTCAAGGATGTCTTCAGGTCCTACAAGAAGGGTGATCTCCCGGGGGATGACCTGGTCCTTGAGGTCTCGGAGGCCCTGGGGGTTGAGAGCCATGATGGTCTGCGGGTCCTTGAAAGGGTTTTCCCTGAGATACAGGACCTTGAACCTGTTGCAGGCAGGACAACCCTCCGATCCCATATGACATCTGGGTGGTTCATATCCCTTAGCAGCATCCATGACCACTATCGGATGCCACTTAAGCTCTTCTCAATTGACAGGTGCTTCAGGAGGGAGCAGAAGGAGGACTCAAGTCACCTGATGACCTATCATTCAGCATCATGCGTTGTTGTGGATGATGAGGTCCCCCTTGACGTGGGTAAGGCCGTTGCAGAGGGACTGCTAGAGCACTTCGGATTCTCAAGGTTCCGTTTCCGGCCCGATGAAAAAAAATCAAAGTACTACATACCCGGGACCCAGACCGAGGTGTACGCATACCACCCCCGCCTCGGTGAATGGGTTGAAATCGCAACCTTCGGTCTCTACTCCCCCATTGCACTTTCAATGTACGGTATAGATAAGGAGGTCATGAACCTGGGTGTGGGTGTTGAGAGGGTTGCCATGGTCCTCAACCAGGAGAGGGATGTCCGTGAAATGGTCTACCCCCAGATTTATAGTTCCTGGAGCCTTTCAGACAGGGACATTGCAGAGATGCTCAGGATAAACCTCCACCCGGTAACCTCAGATGGCAGGGAACTCATGGAACGCATAATCGAGACATGGGAGGCCCATGCAGATGCTGCTTCCCCCTGCAGCTTTGAGGTGTACTCTGGCGAGTTCCTTGGAAGAAAAATAAAGGTGGATGCCGTGGAGGTGGAGAAGAACACCCGCCTCCTTGGACCGGCGGTCTGGAACACCATCTACATCCATGATGGGAACATCCTCGGTGTGCCCCCTGGAACCGGCCTTGACACCGAACTCATAGTAAGGGCCCGTAAAGAGGGACTCAACACCGGCATAAGGTACATGGATGCCCTTGCAGCCGAGGCCGCCTACCGGATAGAGGAGATGGTGGTGCGGGGGGATGAAAAGGTTGAAATCCGGAGCACCATAGCCAGGTCCCTCTCTGACCTGAACCTGACCCTGGAGGATGCTGCCATGAGGTACATAACCGGCAGGAACCGTGAGATAGACCTCAGGGGACCGTTATTCTCAACCATAACCTGTGAACTGAAATCTGGGAGATGA
- the tfrA gene encoding fumarate reductase (CoM/CoB) subunit TfrA, whose product MESQVYDCDVLIIGSGGAGCRAAIEVSSHGLEPLIVSKGLSFKSGCTGMAEGGYNAAFACVDHEDSPDVHYEDTLRGGGFINDPQLVRILVDEAPDRLRDLETYGALFDRQESGLLDQRPFGGQTYRRTCYHGDRTGHEIITALKEEVIRRDIETVEEVMITSLLVEDGAVLGAAGVSVRDSSPVAFRAASTILASGGAGQIYPVTSNTMQKGGDGFALGWKAGADLIDMEQVQFHPTGMVYPESRRGILVTEAVRGEGGILLNSEGERFMKRYDQRGELATRDVVARAIYTEIMEGRGTENGGVYLDVSHLPDDLIEDKLETMLLQFLDAGVDIRCQPMEVAPTAHHFMGGLRIDQWCRTNLRNLFAAGEVAGGVHGANRLGGNALADTQVFGRRAGISAAKNALRASRDSIKSLVEEEEYRIKNMVKEGSCDPSELRHELHEAMWSNVAIVRSRKSLESALSTIASLRERMADLDVPETRGFNRYLIEALELENMLITASMVAESAIIREESRGSHYRDDFPETRPEWKKSIVLRREGKPAFIER is encoded by the coding sequence ATGGAAAGTCAAGTATATGATTGTGATGTTCTGATAATAGGTTCCGGAGGAGCAGGCTGCAGGGCAGCCATTGAGGTTTCAAGTCATGGACTGGAACCATTGATTGTTTCAAAGGGATTATCATTTAAATCTGGATGTACAGGGATGGCTGAGGGAGGATACAACGCAGCATTCGCATGCGTGGACCATGAGGACAGCCCCGATGTTCATTATGAGGATACTCTGAGGGGCGGGGGATTTATAAACGACCCTCAGCTTGTAAGGATACTTGTGGATGAAGCACCCGACAGGCTCAGGGACCTTGAAACCTACGGGGCCCTCTTCGATCGACAGGAATCAGGCTTACTGGACCAGAGGCCCTTCGGCGGCCAGACCTACCGGAGGACATGCTACCATGGTGACAGGACAGGACACGAGATAATAACCGCCCTGAAGGAGGAGGTTATAAGGAGGGATATAGAGACCGTGGAGGAGGTCATGATAACATCCCTCCTTGTTGAGGACGGCGCGGTCCTTGGAGCCGCCGGGGTGTCTGTAAGGGACTCATCTCCTGTGGCGTTCAGGGCGGCGTCAACAATACTTGCAAGCGGGGGGGCCGGCCAGATCTACCCGGTAACATCAAACACCATGCAGAAGGGAGGGGATGGCTTTGCACTGGGATGGAAGGCCGGGGCAGACCTGATTGACATGGAACAGGTCCAGTTCCACCCCACAGGGATGGTCTACCCTGAATCAAGAAGGGGGATACTCGTTACCGAGGCTGTGAGGGGTGAGGGAGGAATACTCCTCAACAGTGAGGGTGAAAGGTTCATGAAACGCTACGACCAGAGGGGTGAACTTGCAACAAGGGATGTGGTTGCAAGGGCAATCTACACTGAGATAATGGAGGGAAGGGGCACCGAGAATGGGGGCGTGTACCTTGATGTCAGCCACCTCCCGGATGATCTTATAGAGGATAAACTTGAAACGATGCTCCTCCAGTTCCTTGATGCAGGGGTCGATATAAGGTGCCAGCCAATGGAGGTCGCCCCAACAGCCCATCACTTCATGGGGGGCCTCAGAATTGACCAGTGGTGCAGAACAAACCTCAGGAACCTCTTCGCTGCAGGCGAGGTTGCGGGCGGAGTCCACGGCGCCAACAGGCTTGGGGGGAACGCCCTGGCAGACACTCAGGTATTCGGACGAAGGGCAGGGATATCAGCGGCAAAGAACGCCCTCAGGGCCAGCAGGGATTCAATAAAATCCTTGGTTGAAGAGGAGGAGTACCGTATAAAGAACATGGTAAAGGAGGGTTCCTGCGACCCATCAGAGCTCAGACATGAACTGCACGAGGCAATGTGGAGTAACGTTGCCATAGTAAGGAGCAGGAAGTCACTTGAATCAGCACTTTCAACCATAGCATCCCTCAGGGAGAGGATGGCGGATCTTGATGTCCCTGAGACCCGTGGATTCAACAGGTACCTTATAGAGGCACTTGAACTTGAAAACATGCTCATAACGGCTTCCATGGTGGCTGAATCTGCAATTATAAGGGAAGAAAGCAGGGGGTCACACTACAGGGACGACTTCCCCGAGACCCGGCCTGAATGGAAGAAGAGCATAGTCCTCAGGAGGGAGGGGAAACCGGCTTTCATTGAGAGATAA
- a CDS encoding HAD hydrolase-like protein, whose amino-acid sequence MGLVTGNLREIACLKLQRVGLDEYFSFGGFGSDSSSREMLAEIALERCPLSRARTILFGDTPYDIKAGRHIGALTIGMASGSYTREDLIEAGADYVFPDFRDLLLMDVLEF is encoded by the coding sequence ATGGGCCTCGTAACAGGTAACCTCAGGGAAATCGCATGCCTTAAACTCCAGAGGGTGGGCCTCGATGAATACTTCAGCTTCGGGGGGTTCGGGAGTGACAGCAGCAGCAGGGAAATGCTGGCTGAAATTGCCCTTGAGAGGTGCCCCTTAAGTCGAGCCAGGACCATCCTCTTCGGTGACACCCCCTATGACATAAAAGCAGGAAGACATATAGGTGCCCTCACCATCGGGATGGCCTCGGGCAGTTACACGAGGGAGGACCTCATTGAAGCTGGTGCGGATTACGTCTTCCCTGACTTCAGGGACCTCCTCCTCATGGATGTCCTTGAATTCTGA
- a CDS encoding HAD family hydrolase, protein MKESATVALFDIDKTLIHRSEAHEMGFSHAFREVYGVDASVDMISYHGKTDPRIAREILLSLGLEGPEIESLMDEFLRRLTDYVRKHIHEDEIRLIDGADEFLNTLKGREP, encoded by the coding sequence GTGAAAGAATCAGCAACCGTGGCCCTCTTTGACATAGACAAAACCCTCATACACCGTTCAGAGGCCCATGAGATGGGATTCAGCCACGCCTTCAGGGAAGTCTACGGGGTGGACGCCTCCGTAGATATGATAAGTTACCATGGTAAGACCGATCCCAGGATTGCGCGGGAGATACTCCTTTCACTGGGCCTTGAAGGACCGGAAATTGAATCCCTCATGGATGAGTTCCTCAGGAGACTCACCGATTACGTCAGGAAGCACATCCACGAGGATGAGATAAGGCTCATTGATGGTGCAGATGAATTCCTCAACACACTTAAGGGCAGGGAGCCTTGA
- a CDS encoding amidohydrolase family protein translates to MESESILITGAEILDVNGVRRASVLIEDDIIREISADLSPGDADIVIDGHEKLMIPGLVNTHTHLSMTLFRGVADDLPLDRWLNDHIWPMEARLSDEYCYAGALLGCAEMIKSGTTAFNDMYFFMDDVARAVDEAGLRCVLSHGMIDLGDDEKRRAELKESRRIIRKCHGMADGRVMVALGPHSPYTCSEELLKETASMAAEHGIKIHIHLSETEDEVKNVLESHGKTPVEFLDDTGVLGPGTVAAHCVWLSDDEMEILADRDVKVSHNPSSNMKLASGVSPVTKLIERGVNVSLGTDGAASNNNLDMIEEMKTASLLQKVSLQDPTALPARRVLEMGTINGAESLGIDAGVIEEGKKADIVLLNVRRPHLVPWRNPTSHLVYSASGSDVETVICNGEILLDGGELERINENYVMEVAEEAAEELTSRG, encoded by the coding sequence ATGGAAAGCGAGAGCATACTCATAACAGGTGCAGAAATCCTTGATGTGAATGGAGTCAGACGGGCCTCTGTACTCATTGAAGATGATATTATAAGGGAAATATCAGCTGATCTGAGCCCTGGAGACGCGGATATTGTCATTGACGGCCATGAAAAGCTCATGATACCCGGACTAGTTAACACCCATACACACCTATCAATGACACTCTTTCGTGGAGTTGCAGATGACCTCCCACTGGACCGGTGGCTCAACGACCATATATGGCCGATGGAGGCCCGGCTCAGTGATGAATACTGCTATGCAGGAGCCCTCCTTGGCTGTGCCGAGATGATAAAATCCGGGACAACAGCCTTCAACGACATGTACTTCTTCATGGATGATGTTGCAAGGGCGGTTGATGAGGCGGGACTCAGGTGCGTCCTCAGCCACGGTATGATAGACCTTGGGGATGATGAAAAAAGAAGAGCCGAGCTTAAAGAATCAAGGAGGATAATCAGGAAGTGCCATGGGATGGCTGATGGACGTGTGATGGTTGCCCTTGGACCCCACAGCCCCTACACATGCTCAGAGGAGCTCCTTAAAGAAACAGCATCCATGGCAGCTGAACATGGTATTAAAATCCATATACACCTATCTGAAACAGAGGATGAAGTTAAAAACGTCCTTGAAAGCCATGGGAAGACCCCGGTGGAGTTCCTGGATGATACAGGTGTCCTTGGACCCGGAACCGTGGCAGCCCACTGTGTATGGTTATCTGATGATGAAATGGAAATCCTGGCAGATAGGGATGTGAAGGTCTCCCACAACCCCTCAAGTAACATGAAGCTTGCATCAGGGGTTTCACCCGTAACCAAGCTTATCGAGAGGGGTGTTAATGTTTCACTTGGAACTGATGGTGCGGCATCCAACAACAACCTTGACATGATTGAGGAGATGAAGACGGCTTCCCTCCTCCAGAAGGTCAGCCTTCAGGACCCCACAGCCCTCCCAGCCAGGAGGGTCCTTGAAATGGGCACCATCAATGGCGCTGAAAGCCTCGGTATAGATGCTGGTGTTATAGAGGAGGGTAAAAAGGCGGACATCGTCCTCCTTAACGTCAGAAGACCACACCTTGTCCCATGGAGGAACCCTACCTCCCACCTGGTGTACTCTGCCTCAGGATCAGACGTCGAGACGGTCATCTGTAACGGTGAAATACTCCTTGATGGCGGTGAACTTGAAAGGATAAATGAAAACTATGTTATGGAGGTTGCTGAGGAGGCGGCAGAGGAACTGACATCCAGGGGATGA
- the hisG gene encoding ATP phosphoribosyltransferase, which yields MRIRIAVPSKGRISEPAIRLLENAGIGLRDTVNRKLFSKTQHPDIDVMFSRAADIPEFVADGAADLGITGLDLIVERGRDVEILEDLKYGRADLVLAVPEDSPIRGPHDIPEDAVIATEFPGITENYLRRKNIKAEIVELTGSTEIAPFIGVADLITDLSSTGTTLRMNHLRVVDTILESSVKLIANRDSYHEKEGLIEEVRTGIRGVIDAEGKRLVMLNVDRDNLDNVKALMPGMTGPTVSEVLSDNGVVAVHAVVDEKEVFNLVNRLKRVGARDILVVPIERIIA from the coding sequence ATGAGGATAAGAATAGCGGTCCCCTCAAAGGGGAGAATAAGCGAACCCGCCATAAGGTTACTTGAAAATGCAGGAATAGGATTACGTGACACCGTAAACAGGAAACTCTTCTCAAAGACACAGCACCCTGACATAGATGTGATGTTCAGCAGGGCAGCGGACATACCAGAGTTCGTTGCAGACGGGGCAGCGGACCTTGGAATCACCGGCCTCGACCTTATAGTTGAGAGGGGCAGGGATGTTGAGATACTCGAGGACCTCAAATATGGCCGGGCCGACCTGGTCCTGGCGGTCCCTGAAGATTCCCCTATAAGGGGACCTCACGACATACCTGAGGACGCGGTGATAGCAACAGAGTTCCCGGGGATAACAGAGAATTACCTCAGGAGAAAGAATATAAAGGCGGAGATAGTGGAACTTACGGGTTCAACCGAGATAGCCCCATTCATTGGAGTGGCGGACCTCATAACGGACCTCAGCAGCACAGGCACAACCCTCAGGATGAACCATCTCAGGGTCGTTGACACCATACTCGAGAGTTCGGTGAAACTCATAGCAAACAGGGACAGCTACCATGAGAAGGAGGGACTCATAGAGGAGGTCAGGACAGGTATAAGGGGCGTTATAGATGCTGAGGGCAAAAGGCTTGTAATGCTCAACGTTGACAGGGATAACCTTGATAATGTTAAGGCCCTCATGCCAGGGATGACTGGGCCAACGGTATCAGAGGTGCTCTCGGATAACGGGGTGGTGGCTGTGCACGCGGTTGTGGATGAAAAGGAAGTGTTCAACCTCGTAAACAGGCTCAAGAGGGTTGGTGCAAGGGACATACTTGTGGTGCCAATTGAACGGATAATAGCATGA
- a CDS encoding fumarylacetoacetate hydrolase family protein, with translation MKFLRFLSQHGTSYGFKEGETVLEIHENDYLSPEPEVIGEHKLPDVKILPPVEPSKVVCVGLNYRDHAAELGMEIPEEPVIFLKPLTAVTGHLDSIVYPEMSSEVDYEVELAAVISRRARKVKREDADEFIAGYTVLNDVTARDLQRRDGQWTRAKSFDTFCPMGPFIETSVDPHVLDISLELNGEIRQSSNTSNMIFQVPELLEFISHIMTLEPGDVIATGTPPGVGQMMPGDRVRAMIEGVGVLENRVVG, from the coding sequence TTGAAGTTTCTGAGATTCTTGAGCCAGCATGGAACCTCCTACGGATTTAAGGAAGGAGAAACGGTACTTGAAATTCATGAAAACGACTACCTGTCACCCGAACCTGAAGTCATTGGTGAGCACAAGCTCCCTGATGTGAAGATCCTGCCACCGGTTGAACCATCAAAGGTGGTCTGCGTGGGACTCAACTACAGGGACCATGCAGCCGAACTTGGCATGGAGATACCTGAAGAACCCGTCATATTCCTGAAACCTCTAACCGCGGTAACCGGCCACCTTGACAGCATAGTCTACCCTGAGATGTCCTCTGAGGTTGACTATGAGGTTGAACTTGCAGCTGTAATATCAAGGAGGGCGAGGAAGGTGAAAAGGGAGGATGCAGATGAATTCATAGCAGGCTACACAGTCCTTAATGATGTAACAGCAAGGGACCTGCAGAGAAGGGATGGTCAGTGGACCCGTGCAAAGAGCTTCGACACATTCTGCCCCATGGGGCCATTCATAGAGACCTCTGTGGATCCACACGTCCTTGACATATCCCTTGAACTCAATGGAGAGATAAGGCAGTCATCAAACACATCAAACATGATATTCCAGGTTCCAGAGCTACTGGAGTTCATATCCCATATAATGACCCTTGAGCCAGGGGATGTTATTGCAACAGGCACACCCCCCGGTGTGGGGCAGATGATGCCCGGCGACAGGGTCAGGGCAATGATTGAGGGCGTGGGTGTCCTTGAAAACAGGGTGGTAGGGTAG
- the leuS gene encoding leucine--tRNA ligase, whose translation MKLKSHDGGDSVNIEKKWRDRWSETGVFQADPDDKEKIFLTVAYPYPSGAMHIGHGRTYTVPDVYARFKRMQGYNVLFPMAWHVTGAPVIGIARRIERRDPWTLKIYREVHRVPEEELERFTDPEYIVEYFSREYRSVMEEMGYSIDWRREFKTTDPTYSKFIQWQIRKLRDMGLVRKGSHPVKYCPDCENPVGDHDLLEGEGVAINRLTLLKFKLDDSFLVAATFRPETIYGATNIWLNPHEEYVRVRTGGEEWIISRASVDNLSHQKPDMEIIGEADPRGLIGKYVENPVTGDRHPVLPASFVDPEYATGVVFSVPAHAPADYIALEDLRRNPELIEEYDLRDVIRDIEPVNVIKLEGYGDFPAAEVLDKFGVESQENPRLEDATGELYKLEHARGVMAGHIPVYDSMRVSEAREVIAEELMERGDADEMYEFAERPVICRCGGRCVVRLMEDQWFMKYSDENWKELAMRCLSGMKIIPEEVRANFEYYIDWLNDWACSRRIGLGTRLPWDERWIIEPLTDSTIYMAYYTIAHHLKNMEAAELDDEFFDSIFLGNGGPEELRREFRYWYPLDWRLSAKDLIGNHLTFHIFHHSAIFPESLWPGGVVVFGMGLLEGNKMSSSKGNVILLKDAIERHGADVVRLFLMSSAEPWQDFDWRETEVIGTRRRIEWFMEFCERVSDICGGELELEGISGCEPESFIGKWMVGQLNHRIREATRALESFQTRKAVQEALFLLKKDVEHYMRRVENRIDDEVRAVLGYVLSVWIRLMAPFTPYTAEEMWEKYGGRGLVAEARWPEFSEDSISPEIQAAEEMVQNTVRDIQEIMKIIDTTPERIHMYTSPEWKWEVFRIAREVGKPDMGAIMGRVSAEGVHDNMKEVSEFVRRIIRDAGRSGVREKIDEYGVLLDAAEYIESEVGAEVVVHREPDYDPENKARNAAPMKPAIYLETGN comes from the coding sequence ATGAAGTTAAAAAGCCATGATGGCGGTGATTCAGTGAATATTGAGAAGAAATGGCGTGATCGATGGTCAGAGACAGGAGTATTTCAGGCTGATCCTGATGATAAAGAGAAGATTTTCCTCACAGTAGCATACCCCTACCCCAGCGGTGCAATGCACATAGGACACGGAAGAACCTACACCGTTCCCGATGTCTATGCCCGTTTCAAGAGGATGCAGGGGTACAACGTGCTTTTCCCCATGGCCTGGCACGTTACAGGGGCCCCGGTTATAGGCATAGCCAGGAGGATAGAGAGAAGGGACCCGTGGACCCTTAAGATCTACCGTGAAGTCCACAGGGTCCCTGAAGAGGAACTTGAAAGGTTCACCGACCCTGAATACATCGTTGAATACTTCAGCCGCGAGTACAGGTCAGTGATGGAGGAGATGGGCTACTCCATTGACTGGAGGAGGGAATTCAAGACCACCGACCCCACCTACAGTAAATTCATCCAGTGGCAGATAAGGAAACTCAGGGATATGGGGCTTGTGAGGAAGGGAAGCCACCCTGTGAAGTACTGCCCCGATTGTGAAAACCCTGTGGGTGACCATGACCTCCTTGAAGGTGAGGGTGTTGCCATAAACAGGCTGACACTCCTGAAATTCAAGCTCGATGACTCATTCCTGGTGGCGGCCACCTTCAGGCCCGAGACCATCTACGGTGCAACCAACATCTGGCTGAACCCCCATGAGGAGTACGTACGTGTCAGGACAGGCGGTGAAGAGTGGATCATAAGCAGGGCATCCGTGGACAACCTTTCACATCAGAAACCTGACATGGAGATCATCGGGGAAGCCGACCCCCGGGGACTTATAGGCAAATACGTGGAAAACCCTGTGACCGGGGACAGGCATCCGGTTCTGCCCGCCTCCTTTGTTGACCCTGAATACGCAACCGGAGTGGTCTTCTCTGTCCCGGCCCATGCCCCCGCAGACTACATAGCCCTTGAGGACCTGAGGAGGAACCCTGAACTTATAGAGGAATACGATCTCAGGGATGTGATCAGGGACATTGAACCTGTTAACGTCATCAAACTTGAGGGTTATGGGGATTTCCCTGCTGCAGAGGTCCTTGATAAGTTTGGAGTTGAAAGCCAGGAGAACCCGCGCCTTGAGGATGCGACAGGCGAACTCTACAAACTGGAACATGCCAGGGGTGTTATGGCCGGCCACATCCCGGTCTATGATAGTATGAGGGTCTCGGAGGCCCGTGAGGTTATTGCAGAGGAACTCATGGAGAGGGGAGATGCGGATGAGATGTACGAGTTTGCTGAGAGACCTGTTATTTGTCGCTGCGGCGGCCGCTGCGTTGTCCGGCTCATGGAGGACCAGTGGTTCATGAAGTACTCTGATGAAAACTGGAAGGAACTGGCCATGAGATGCCTCTCTGGAATGAAGATCATCCCAGAGGAGGTGAGAGCCAACTTCGAATACTACATTGACTGGCTGAACGACTGGGCCTGTTCAAGGCGTATAGGCCTCGGTACAAGGCTCCCATGGGATGAACGGTGGATAATCGAGCCCCTCACCGATTCAACAATTTACATGGCATACTATACCATAGCACATCACCTGAAGAACATGGAAGCCGCGGAGCTTGATGATGAATTCTTTGACAGCATATTCCTGGGGAATGGGGGGCCCGAGGAGCTCAGGAGGGAATTCAGGTACTGGTACCCCCTGGACTGGAGGCTCTCTGCAAAGGATCTTATAGGTAACCACCTCACCTTCCACATCTTCCATCATTCAGCCATCTTCCCCGAGTCCCTCTGGCCTGGTGGTGTTGTTGTCTTCGGGATGGGCCTCCTTGAGGGTAACAAGATGTCCTCCTCTAAGGGGAATGTGATCCTCCTGAAGGATGCCATTGAAAGGCACGGTGCAGATGTTGTGCGTCTTTTCCTGATGTCGTCTGCAGAGCCCTGGCAGGACTTTGACTGGAGGGAGACGGAGGTAATAGGGACGCGCAGGAGGATAGAATGGTTCATGGAATTCTGTGAAAGGGTTTCGGATATATGTGGAGGTGAACTTGAACTTGAAGGAATATCCGGGTGTGAACCTGAAAGCTTCATAGGTAAATGGATGGTCGGTCAGCTGAACCACAGGATCCGTGAAGCAACCAGGGCCCTTGAATCATTCCAGACAAGGAAAGCCGTTCAAGAGGCTCTTTTCCTCCTCAAGAAGGATGTTGAGCACTACATGAGGCGCGTTGAGAACAGGATAGATGATGAAGTCCGTGCCGTCCTCGGTTATGTCCTGAGCGTGTGGATAAGGCTCATGGCTCCCTTCACACCCTATACTGCAGAGGAGATGTGGGAGAAGTATGGTGGAAGGGGCCTGGTTGCAGAGGCCCGGTGGCCTGAATTCTCAGAGGATTCAATAAGCCCCGAGATCCAGGCAGCCGAGGAAATGGTCCAGAATACCGTGAGGGATATACAGGAGATAATGAAGATCATTGACACCACCCCTGAGAGGATACATATGTACACATCCCCTGAATGGAAGTGGGAGGTCTTCAGGATAGCCCGTGAGGTCGGTAAACCTGATATGGGTGCCATAATGGGGAGGGTGTCGGCTGAAGGTGTCCATGACAACATGAAGGAGGTTTCGGAGTTCGTAAGGAGGATCATAAGGGACGCCGGAAGATCAGGGGTCAGGGAGAAGATAGATGAGTACGGTGTCCTCCTTGACGCCGCGGAGTATATAGAATCAGAGGTGGGTGCGGAGGTTGTGGTCCACCGGGAACCAGACTATGACCCTGAAAACAAGGCTAGGAATGCTGCTCCCATGAAACCCGCAATATACCTTGAAACAGGAAATTAA
- the cutA gene encoding divalent-cation tolerance protein CutA produces the protein MFTLIYITTSCQDESESIGRKLVEERLAACVNIIPSIKSIYHWMGEIEEDSESVLIVKTAQELTPEIVKRVKELHSYDNPCIISIPITGGSRDYLEWLNDEVKKP, from the coding sequence ATGTTCACCCTCATCTATATAACAACATCATGTCAGGATGAGTCAGAGTCAATCGGGCGCAAGCTGGTTGAAGAGAGGCTCGCCGCATGTGTTAACATAATCCCCTCAATAAAATCCATCTATCACTGGATGGGTGAAATAGAGGAGGACTCTGAATCTGTCCTCATCGTTAAAACAGCCCAGGAATTAACCCCTGAAATAGTTAAAAGAGTGAAGGAACTACATAGTTATGATAATCCCTGCATAATATCAATCCCCATAACAGGGGGATCCCGTGATTACCTTGAATGGTTAAATGATGAAGTTAAAAAGCCATGA